A region of Solea solea chromosome 7, fSolSol10.1, whole genome shotgun sequence DNA encodes the following proteins:
- the dusp14 gene encoding dual specificity protein phosphatase 14 produces MGSRSQGFFHHHHHHHRSSMVPTTVPRLLPENGSLLGSIAQITPNLFLSRGNVASNRSLLLSKGITCVVNATIELPNFNWPHMEYVKVPLADMPHSPISLYFDSVADKIHSVGRKRGAVLVHCAAGVSRSASLCLAYLMKYHRVSLAEAHAWVKARRPVIRPNGGFWRQLIDYERKLFGRNSVKMVQTPYGVIPDVYEKDRRNLAPYWGL; encoded by the coding sequence ATGGGTTCCCGCAGCCAAGGATTCttccatcaccatcatcaccaccaccgtAGCTCCATGGTGCCCACCACCGTGCCGAGGCTTCTGCCCGAGAACGGCAGCCTGTTGGGCAGCATTGCGCAGATCACGCCCAACCTCTTCCTCAGCAGAGGGAATGTGGCGTCAAACCGCAGCCTGCTGTTGTCCAAAGGCATCACCTGTGTGGTCAACGCCACCATCGAGCTGCCAAACTTCAACTGGCCTCACATGGAGTACGTCAAGGTTCCGTTAGCGGATATGCCACACTCCCCCATCTCCTTGTACTTCGACAGCGTGGCGGATAAGATCCACAGCGTGGGACGCAAGCGAGGGGCAGTGCTGGTGCACTGCGCGGCGGGCGTGAGCCGCTCAGCCTCCCTGTGCCTGGCGTACCTCATGAAGTATCACCGTGTGTCTCTGGCAGAGGCTCACGCCTGGGTCAAAGCCCGGCGACCCGTCATCAGGCCCAACGGTGGCTTCTGGCGGCAGCTCATCGATTATGAGAGGAAGCTGTTTGGTAGGAACTCTGTGAAGATGGTGCAGACCCCATACGGGGTCATACCCGACGTGTACGAGAAGGACCGCAGGAACCTGGCTCCATACTGGGGCCTGTGA